From Desulfoplanes formicivorans:
TGGTATCTCCGTGTTCGCCGGTGTTGGTGAGCGTACCCGTGAAGGAAACGACCTGTATCACGAAATGAAGGATGCCGGGGTTCTGGAGCGCGCCGCTTTGGTTTATGGTCAGATGAACGAACCTCCGGGAGCCCGTGCTCGTGTCGCCCTGACCGCTCTGGCTGCTGCCGAGTATTTCCGTGATGAAGAAAATCAGGACGTGCTGCTGTTCATTGACAACATCTTCCGTTTTACCCAGGCCGGTTCCGAAGTGTCCGCACTGCTCGGTCGTATGCCTTCGGCTGTTGGTTACCAGCCCACCCTGGGTACCGACCTTGGTGCTCTTCAGGAACGTATCACCTCCACCAACAAGGGTTCCATCACATCGGTCCAGGCTGTTTACGTGCCTGCTGATGACTTGACCGACCCCGCTCCGGCAACTACCTTCTCGCATCTTGATGGAACCATCGTTCTTTCCCGTCAGATCGCCGAGCTCGGTATCTACCCGGCTGTTGACCCCCTGGATTCCGTTTCCCGTATTCTTGATCCCAATGTGGTTGGTGAAGAGCATTATCGGGTTGCCCGTGAAGTGCAGATGGTTTTGCAGAAGTACAAGGATCTGCAGGACATCATTGCCATCCTCGGCATGGACGAGCTCTCGGACGAAGACAAGCTGACCGTTGCCCGGGCGCGTAAGATGCAGCGATTCCTCTCGCAGCCCTTCTTTGTTGCCGAACAGTTCACCGGCAAGGAAGGACGCTATGTCAAGCTCGAAGATACCATCAAGGGCTTCAAGGGCATTCTGCAGGGCGATTACGATGATCTGCCCGAGCAGGCTTTCTACTATGTAGGCGCCATTGAAGAGGCTGTTGAACACGCTAAGGAAATGTAAGAACCTGTGACCAGAAAGGTAAGTTGATATGGCTAACACGATTCATTTCGAAATAGTAACTCCCGACAGGAAGTTGCTCAGTGAAGACGTCGAGTACGTTGGTGCTCCTGGCATCAATGGGGAGTTCGGCGTTTTGCCCAATCACATACCTTTTCTGTCAGCTCTTGGCATCGGGAGCCTCTATTACAAACAGGGCGGCAAAAAGTACTATGTGTTCATTGCCGGCGGGTTTGCCGAGGTATCTCCCGAAAAGGTATCTGTACTTGCTGAAGTTGCAGAAAAGGCCGAAGAGATTGACATTGAGCGTGCTCGGAAATCAGCTGATCGGGCGGAAAAGCGTCTTGCTCAGCAGAAGGAAAAAGTCGATTTCGCTCGGGCCCAGGCCCAGCTCGCACGGTCCGTGCACCGCATGCGGTGTCGCGAGTCCGCCGTTGCCGAAGGAACGTGTCGTATGTAGTTTCTGAGGGAACACGAATCGTCAATCAGGGGGCGGGCCTTCGGGCCCGCCCCTTTTTTGGTAGACAGGCCAAGGGAGTTTATCTACAAGAGTCTATATTTTTTCCAGAAATTCTGATGTATACCCGTTTCTACCCATCCATATTGTTGCCACGAACGGACAAAGACTCGGAAAGAGCGAGAAACCATATGTTTGATGCTTCCATAGGTGCACTGATCCTTGCCGGGGGAAAGGGAACCCGGCTGTATTCGACGCGGCCCAAAGTTCTGCAGACCATTCTAGAAACGCCCCTTCTGGAATATGTTTATGCGCGTTTTGATCCTTTGTTCGGCAAGAGGGTCTGGACCATTGTAGGATTCGGGCATGAAGCCCTTGAAACGGCATTTCCCCATGCCAAGGAACGTTTCATCCTCCAGTCGCCCCAGCGGGGGACCGGCCATGCCCTGCAGGTTGCCTGGCCGACTATCCGCAACTCCGGTGTGTCCCATCTTGTGGTTGCCAATGGGGATACCCCTTTTGTGTCCGAGCAGGCCCTTGAGGACCTCGTGAACCTGGGCCTGGAAGAGAACGCGGACATTGCCTTTTTGAGCATTGTCATGGACGATCCCGGGAGTTACGGTCGGGTGGTGCGTAAATCAAACGGAAGTGTGAGCGCCATTGTGGAGGCCCGGGATTTTGAACGCATGGATCCGGGAGATGAAATCCATGAAGTGAATTCAGGTATTTATCTGTTACGTGTGGACGCGGTGAACAAGCTGTTGCCCTTGTTGACCGATGATAATGCGCAACAGGAACTGTATATCACCCAGCTGGTGGATCTTGCCTGCAGTACGGGCATGCGGGTGGTTGCCATTGAACAGGGAGATGGTCCCGAGCTGTTCGGCATCAATACTCCCCAGGAGCTGGTGGATGCGGAAAACCGCTTGTGTCCGCATATTGTGCAGGACTGGATCGACCAGGGCGTTATCATCCGCAACAGGGAGGTGGTCCGTATCGGCCCCAAGGTGGAGCTGGCCCCGGGGGTGGACATTACCGGACCTTGCGAAATCTATGGGCATTCGGTTCTTGGCCCCGGAACACGGGTCCATTCCCATTGCAGGATTGAAAATAGCCAACTAAATGGTTGCCAAGTGCATTCTTTTTCACATATACACAATGCACAGGTTGGAAAAGACTGCTCGGTTGGCCCGTATGCGCGGCTGAGGCCTGGTACCGTTCTTGACCGGGATGTCCGCGTCGGCAACTTTGTCGAGATCAAAAAGGGCGTCATGGGTGAAGGCAGCAAGGCCAGTCATCTGACCTATATTGGAGACGCGGTCATCGGGAAAGGGGTCAATATCGGTGCAGGGACCATTACCTGCAATTACGATGGCACCAACAAGCATATGACCCATATCGGTGACGGCTCCTTTATTGGCAGCAATACCGCCATGGTGGCACCCGTGCGCATTGGGCGTGACGTTCTTGTGGGGGCGGGCACCGTGGTAACCAAAGATGTTCCTGATGAATCACTATGCATAGCCCGGGCGAAACAAAAAAATCTGAAAAGATGAGATGGCTTGATTTTGCCCGAGCCGCTACAAAACATACCAAACACATGGAAGTACTGACTCAGCTTACCAATAAGATCGAAACATTGATCGAAAAAAAGGAAACCCTTGAGGCTGAGAACATGCTCCTCAGGGATCAACTCGACAAGGAACGGCAGGTCAAGGAAGCCGTGCTTGATAAAATTGAACACCTTCTGGGCAGGATTCAGGAGGTCAACCTCGACTAGGAATGGCTGGGTATAGGATTAGCCTGCTTGGGCTGGATACTTCCTTCAAGACGGACGCAAGTCCCGAGAGGGTAGACAAGGCCCGATTGCTTCTGGAGGAGAGATTTCAGCCCCTGTTGGAAATGGGACGGAATCTGAGCAAGGAAAAATTGCTGGTTGTCTTGGCGCTGAGCCTTGCTGATGACTTTCTGCAATGTACTGATCGGCTGCAGGAACTTGAGCAAAAGCTCGAGCAGCTGTTACATAAGATAGATAGTATCAATCAGAAAGATTTGTAGATGTGAAATTTTCCTGGGAAGTGCGTGATCATGACTGTTATTTTTGAGCCAATAACGTTGTCTAGGGAGCCAAATCCGATTTCTGTGTGCAGGCCCGCCACATTGGTGGGAAGCCTGATGGATCGGGGAGGTGCCCACCTCTGCATAAGAGGTTCAAATTGACACATGACACGGCTTCCCGGGTAATCTAACCCTACCTGAACAATGGCTCCCTGCCGGGGGGCGATTGTTTCCCTCTCCTTGCCAAGGCTTTCCGCCACCTTCTCCATTCCCAGTGAGCTGCCCACGCGGGTTTGTTCGTTCATGCTTTGAGGTCGCTTGCATGCCCGAGACGGGCTTCTGCGTCATCATGTCCAACACACAAGCCTCAAGGAGTCTCTTGAGGCATCATTATAAATCTTTCCGCGACATCAATTGGTTAGGAGGTGCTCAGCGGGAGGTCATGGAGGGCTGTCATGCTCAGTTCGATTATCATCACCGCGTTTATCTGTATTGGGATCGGTGCGGGTATTGGTTTTGTTGTCCAGCGCCAATTATATATAAAACAGGAAAACGATGCCAGGGATCTGGCCGAGCGAATCCTTGATGAGGCGCGCAAGGAAGCTGTAGCGCACAAGAAGGAGGTCCTTCTCCAGGGGCAGGATGAAATTTTCCGTCAGAAAAAGGAGATGGAAGAGGACATCAAGGCCAGGGAACGCGAGGTCAAGAAGCTCGAGGCCAGGATTCAGGAAAAGCAGGAACGTCTGGAAAGCAAGACGGAAGCCATGACCAGACGTGAAAGCGAGCTGGTCAGCACGGAAAAGAAACTGGCCAAGCAGGAACAATCCCTCAGTGACAAGTCCAAGCACCTGGACCAACTCGTTCTTGAAGAGGAACGCAAGCTTGAGCAGATTTCCGGACTGACAGCCGAAGAGGCCAGACAGCGCATCATGAAGGAAATCGAAAGCAAAACGCGGCATGAAGCGGCCAAGATGATTCGGGTTATTGAGATCGAAGCCCAGGAAAAGGCAACGCGCAAGGCCAGGGAAATTTTGGCCACGGCCATTCAGCGGTATGCCGGGGACTATGTTTCCGAGCAGACCGTTTCCACGGTGGAGTTGCCCAGCGAAGACATGAAAGGGCGGATCATCGGGCGTGAAGGCCGGAACATCCGGGCCATTGAAGCGGCCACAGGTGTTGATCTGATCATTGACGACACGCCCGAGACCGTTGTTCTTTCAGCATACAGCCCTCTGAGGCGGCAGATTGCCAAGCAGGCCCTGGAACGTCTCATCAGTGACGGCCGCATTCATCCGGCCAGAATCGAGGATGTGGTCAACAAGGTCGAGCAGGAAATGGACGTCAAGCTTCGGGAAATCGGCGAGCAGGCCACCTTTGACGTGGGGGTGCACGGCATCCATCCGGAAATTGTTCGTCTACTGGGTCAGCTCTATTACCGGACAAGTTATTCCCAGAACGTGTTGCACCATTCCCTGGAAGTGGCCTTTTTGTGCGGGGTCATGGCCGCTGAACTGGGCATGGATGTCAAAAAGGCCAAGCGGGCCGGTTTGCTCCATGACCTGGGCAAGGCCGTTGACCATGAGGTGGAGGGGCCGCATGCCCAGATCGGTGCCGATCTGGCCAAGAAATATGGCGAGTCCAAGGAAATCATCCACGCCATTGCAGCCCATCACGAAGATGTGCCGCCCCAGACGGTGCTGGCCGTGCTTGTTCAGGCAGCCGACTCCCTGTCGGGTGCACGTCCTGGTGCCCGCAAGGAATTGCTGGAAAACTATGTCAAACGCCTCGAAGAGCTCGAAGGCATTGCCACCAGTTTTGACGGGGTGAATCGGGCCTATGCCATCCAGGCGGGCCGCGAGCTTCGGGTCATGGTTGACTGTGAACAGGTCAATGACGACAGAATCTATCTGCTCTGCAAGGACGTGGCCAAGAAAATTGAAGAAAAGATGACCTATCCCGGACAGATCAAGGTGACGGTCATCCGGGAAAAGCGGGCCGTGGGGTATGCCAAATAGGCGGCTGGCCGAGTCGATACTTTTCTGTTGGACCATCCCGGTAGCGGGGATGGTGGAGACAACCCAGTATGTGAGGCAAATGCACCATGCGTTTTGATCCCAAAAAAAGGCTGTTGCCAGGCTTGCACACATTGATCGTCCTTTCCCGGATGATCAAGATAGAACACTCCATCTTTGCTCTCCCCTTTGCCTATGTCGGCGTGTTCTGGGCGGCCGGAGGATGGCCCGGGACCAGGGTTTTCGTTTTGTTGACCCTGGCCATGGTCCTGATCCGTTCCTTTGCCATGGGCTTCAACCGGCTGGCTGACGCGGCCATTGACGCGGCCAACCCCCGGACCCGGAATCGGCCCCTGGTGACGGGGGAACTCACCCCTTTGCAAACCAAGATGTTTTTGCTGGTTTGTGCCCTGGGGTTCTGGGCCGCGTGCTGGGGTCTCAATGAGCTGTGCTTTGTGCTTGCCCCCTTTGCCCTCATCTGGTCGGCCTGCTACAGCTTTGCCAAACGATTTACTCCGCTGTGTCACTATGCCCTTGGTTCGGTCCACTTTCTGGCTCCCATAGCCGGCTGGATCGCTTTTGAACCTGTTATTGCCCCGGTTCCCGTGGTTCTTGGGCTGGGAGTCCTTTTCTGGGTGGCCGGATTTGATATCCTGTATGCCTGCCAGGATGCTGATTTTGACAGGGAACACGGTCTTTTTTCCGCACCTGCCCGTTGGGGAATTCCGGCTTCACTGACCCTGTCGACCTTCTCCCATGTGAACACCGTGATCTTTTTCGGTCTGGCGGGGTGGCTCCAGGGGGCAGGGTGGTTGTATCATGTTGCCTGGGGACTTGTTTCCATCCTTCTTCTGTTTGAGCATACCCTGATCTCGGAAACCGACATGCGCCGGGTGAACCTGGCCTTTTTCACCCTCAACGGCGTGGTGGCCATCATTTTTCTTCTCGGTGCGCTGGCTGACCTGTTTATTGCTCCGGTCAGTCCCTTGTCCTTTATTTTCTGAACCATTCACCCTTTTATCTCTCTGCCATGAATCAGACAAACGAATTTCCCTCCTACCGGGGGACCATGCGCTACAAGTGTCTGTCCTGCGGCGCCACGTACCCCATTGATGCCCTGTATTACACCTGCCCTGACTGTGGCGGGGTTTTTCTGCTGGAAGACACCTCGTTTTCCAGCCTGGCCGAAAAGCATGACGGGCCGGGATGGCGGAAAATTTTTGATGCACGGGCCGCGACCAAAAATACCGCCTTGCGCGGCATTTTTCGATTTTACGAACTCATGGCTCCGGTTCTCGAGGCTGAGGACATCATTTACCTGGGAGAGGGCAATACGCCCATTGTGAGAGCTTCCCGGGAGCTTGAGGCCTATGCTGGTCAGCCCCTAGCGTACAAAAACGACGGACAAAATCCCAGCGGATCTTTCAAGGATAGGGGCATGGCCTGCGCCTTCAGCTATCTTCGTCACCTTGTGCGCAAACATGGCTGGAAAGATGTCATCACCATCTGTGCTTCCACCGGGGATACCTCGGCAGCGGCAGCCTTGTATGCCTCGCACGTGGGCGATCCCCTGAAATCGGTGGTCCTGCTGCCCAAGGGCAAGGTGACGCCGCAGCAGTTGGCGCAACCTCTGGGGAGCGGCGCCCTGGTGCTGGAAGTTCCCGGCGTGTTTGACGACTGCATGAAGGTTGTCGAGTATCTGGCCGATCATTACCGGGTTGCACTGCTCAACTCCAAAAACGGCTGGCGCATTCTCGGTCAGGAGAGCTATGCCTTTGAGGTGGCCCAGTGGTATGATTGGAACATGGGTGACAAGGCCGTATTCGTGCCCATTGGCAATGCCGGCAATGTCACGGCGGTCATGTCCGGCTTCTTGAAATTGCATCGTCTCGGAATCATTGAAGACCTTCCCAAAATCATCGGGGTCCAGTCCTCCCACGCCGATCCTGTTTTCAAGTACTATGACCAGCCTGCCGAGGCGAGAATCTATGCCCCGGTCAAGGTGCGGCCGAGCGTGGCCCAGGCAGCCATGATCGGCAATCCGGTTTCCTTCCCCCGGGTCAGATTTCTCGTGGACCAGTATGAACAGCTGGGAGGCGTTTTCCATGTTGTTCAGGTACGGGAACAGGAGATCATGGAAGGCATGCTTCGGGTCAACCGGCATGGTCACATTGCCTGTACCCAGGGCGGGGAATGCTTTGCCGGGTTGCTCAAGGCCAGGGAAAAGGGGTTTCTCGACCCCCATGATCTGGCCATTCTCGATGCAACGGCCCATGCCCTCAAGTTCATCGGGTTTCAAGACATGTATTTTTCCAACTCCTTTGCCCGTGAGTATGAAATCACGCCGGGCAGGGAACTGCACAACGCCCCCCAGGAACTCATTGCTGCGAGCCGCAAGGAGGACCTGGACGAGCAGGCCTTTACGCGGGAGGCTGCTGAACGGGTTGTCGCCCGGCTGGGCCTTGCCGACAAGCACGATCATTATTGAGTTCCCTTTCCACACAACGTGTATCAAAAAAAGCGCTGTCTTCTTCATGAAAACAGCGCTTTTTTTGATGGTTTTGGGGAAAGTCGAGATGGTCATTCCCTGACCAGATGGCGGCGGTATTGGAGATAAAAGTCCTTGAGGGCCTCGTAAGGGTCAAAGGCCGCCTCCTTGAGGTCTTCGTACTCCCCAAGGTGCAGGGATGTGTAGTTGAGGGTATCTGCGCCCTTGATGGCCCAGCGGATTTCCCATTCATCAATATAATTGATGGGATCAAGAAAATATTCTCCGATTTTTCCGGTGGTATCACGCAGGGTTGAAGGGCCGAACACCGGCCAGACAATGTAGAATCCGTCACCAATGCCGTAGTGGGCCAGGGTCTGGCCCATGTCTTCGGGAGAAATATCCTGAAGGGGTTCGATATGGTCGGAAACCTTGACCAGTCCACCGATGCCAAAGGTGGTGTTCATGGCAAAGGCGCCCACCTCTCTGGCGGCCTTGTCCAGTTTGAGCTGGAGAACACTGCTGACAAAGCGGATGGGAAAGGCCAGATTGTGGAAGACATTGTAGATTCCGGTACGCATCTGCTGGGGAAAAACAGCCGCGTACACATTTGCAGTGGGTTTGAGAATCCAGAAGTAGAGCTTGTCGTTGACAACAAACATGGCCCGGTTGAAGGGCTCCAGGGGATCTGCAATCGTGGATGCGGGATCTTCCGCCTCCATCAATGCCTCATCGTCCAGTTCATCGTAGTCCGTCTCCCAGTCGTCTTCCAGCTCATCGTCCCAGACATCCGTGTCTGTTGCAGAAGCCTGCAGGCCTGCATCCGTGGCGGTTCGGGCTTCCGGTGAAGGGGGCGTGTCTGCTTGAGATACAGCCGTTTGGGACGACAGGGGAACGGGCTCGGCAACAACAGACGCTGACTTGGATCCGCAGGCCGTACACAGCGCCAGGCATATCAGCAGTGCCAGGTACCTCCCGAAACGGGTACAACGATGACACCAAGAAGGCGTGGCCATGAAAAACACCTGGGAGATCATGACGGGTCCGCGGGTTGTTCGATTTTTTTTCTGACCTGTTCGAGCAGAACGTCTGGAGGATTTTTGGACAAAATGGAGCTGAACTGGGAACGATAGTTCTTGACCAGGCTGACGCCTTCCACAATGACGTCATACACTCGCCACTGGTCGTGTTTGAAACGCAACATGTAGTCCAGGGGCACTTCCTTGTCGTTCCACAGGATATGGGTATTCACCCTGGCCTTGGTGGACGAGAGCATGATTTCCTTGTCAAAGACCACTGGTTCGCCCTTATAGGCCCGGACTTTGTCCATGTAGATCTTTTGCAGCAGCTGGGCAAAGAGATCCCTGAACTGGTGACGCTGCTCACTGGAAAAGGATTTCCAATACCGGCCGACAGCAAGACGGGTGACATCATTGAAGTCGAACAGCTGTTCACCCACCAGAACCAGCATCTCCTCCTGCTTTGTGAGGTTTGCTTCGTTTTTGTATTGTGGATCGGTCAGGATGAACAGGGCCTGCTCCACATGGGTCTTGACATGCTCCATGGGCCCGGTGGCAGCCCCAAGGGGCGTTGAAAGGGTCAAAAGGAACGCGAGAATGCAGAAGATTCGTGGCATGAACAATATTCCTCGTTGTCAAAAGGTCCGCATGTCTGCGAACGGGTTGGTCATACCTTGCCGAAAATGTATTTGCTGATCAACTCTTCGAAATCGACCGTGGACTCGGTATCCACAATGACGCCGCCTTCGGGAATGGGTTCAAGACCCCCGCCCGGGGAGATCTTGATGTACTTGTCGCCGATGAGGCCGCTGGTTTTGACCGAGGCGATGGCGTCTTCGTCAATGGGCACGTCTTTCTGGATCTTCATGGACACCATGGCCACCTGATTTTCCGGATCCAGGGTAATGGATTGCACCTGGCCGATGGGAACTCCGGCCATCTGGACAAAACCACCGGTCTTGAGGCCGGTGACATTGGTGAACCTTGCGGTGATTGTATAATAGTCGCCGCCCAAAAGCTCCATCTTGCCGAGCTTGACCGTAAGATAGGCAACACAAAGGCAGCCGATGATGAAAAAGATGCCGACAATGGATTCCTGTTTGAATCGTTTCATGGATGACATGACGCGATCTCCCAACCGTTAGTTCCTGCGACCGGTGCATGCGACTTCGGTCACGGTGATGTGATTCGCCCTGCTGCGGGCAATGTGCCTGTCCAAATTTTCTTCGGGATCGCCAGGGGCGCATCCCATTTGTAGCGTGGCCGTGACGTCCTTGTCCTTGAACCCCTCGATGAACAGCTCGTGTCCCTGATGGGGAGCCCGGGCAATGACCGTGGCGATGTCGTGACATTCCTTTGTCGATATCCCCGGCAGCACTCCCACGGCTGTGTAGCGGCCATACAAGGCCACGTGGATGTCCCGGGCAAGGATGGTCTGCCATGTACGGGCAAACGTTTCCATGACACGGTGCGCGGCAAGGGCGCCTATGCGTTCGGTCACGGCGTCAAGACCATGCATGTGCATGGTCAGGATGCAAAAGGGTTTGTCCTGTTCAACGCATTCCCTTTGGGCCAGTTCGAAATGGTTGTGAAGCTGGCTGTTGGTGCACAGGCCGGTCAGGTCATTTTTCAAAAGCTCCAGGCTGTTGATGAATTCGTCGATGACCGGTTGACGGGTCTGCTCCAGCTGCAGGGGAGATCCGTGAAACAGAATTCTGGCCTCATCAATGATGGCAATGCGGTCGGAAATGTAGAAGACATCCGGGATGTCATGGGAGACAAGGACAGCCGAGAAATTGAACTTCTGCTGGTAGTGGGCGATCATGGAAAGAACCGCGTTTTTCCTGATGGGATCAAGGCCGGTGGTTGGTTCGTCAAACAGAACGATCTTGGGCTCATTGATCAGGGCTCTTGCCAGGGCAACCCGTTTTTGCATGCCCCCGGAAAGTTGGGTCGGGTATTTGTGGCCCACTTCACCAAGCTCCAGCTGTTCCATCTTGTCTTTTACTTTTTGGGCTATTTCCCGGGGATGCAGGGTGGTTTTTTCCCGCAGGGGCAGGGCGATATTTTCAAACACCGTCATGGAATCGAACAGGGCGTTGTGCTGAAACATGTAGCTGCATTGGCGTTTCATGGCCTGGCGTTTTTTGCGGCTCATGGCGGCCAGAGGCTGTCCCATGAAAACGATTTCTCCGGCATCCGGAGTGAGCAGACCAATGATGTGCTTGAGAAAAACACTTTTGCCAACACCGCTTTTCCCGATGATCGTGGTGATCTCGCCTTCGTAGATGGTCAGATCGATCCCGTCGAGGATGGTTCGTTCCCCGAAACGTTTGGTAACGTTTTTGAATTCTACAAGAGGTGTGGGCATAACTGTTTTACAAGAGGAAGGAAGTGAGTACGTAATCGACGATGAGGACCCAGACGCAGGAAATGACCACTGCCGAGGTGGTGGCCATACCTACTCCCTTGGCTCCGAAACCGCCTTGACGGGTGTGGGTGAAATATCCCTGGAAGCTGCAGATGGTCGAAACCAGAAAGGCAAAGGCAATGGACTTGATGAACCCGCCGGTAACGTCCTGCATGACGACGCTTGATTCCACCCGGTAGAAATAGATGCCCTTGTTCAGGCCAAGAAGCACGACTCCGGCGATGTAGCCGCCAATGATGCCGACCACGTCGTACAAGGCCGTGAGCAGCGGAAAGGATATCAGGGACGCGGCCAGTTTGGGGC
This genomic window contains:
- a CDS encoding F0F1 ATP synthase subunit epsilon; translation: MANTIHFEIVTPDRKLLSEDVEYVGAPGINGEFGVLPNHIPFLSALGIGSLYYKQGGKKYYVFIAGGFAEVSPEKVSVLAEVAEKAEEIDIERARKSADRAEKRLAQQKEKVDFARAQAQLARSVHRMRCRESAVAEGTCRM
- the glmU gene encoding bifunctional UDP-N-acetylglucosamine diphosphorylase/glucosamine-1-phosphate N-acetyltransferase GlmU, which encodes MFDASIGALILAGGKGTRLYSTRPKVLQTILETPLLEYVYARFDPLFGKRVWTIVGFGHEALETAFPHAKERFILQSPQRGTGHALQVAWPTIRNSGVSHLVVANGDTPFVSEQALEDLVNLGLEENADIAFLSIVMDDPGSYGRVVRKSNGSVSAIVEARDFERMDPGDEIHEVNSGIYLLRVDAVNKLLPLLTDDNAQQELYITQLVDLACSTGMRVVAIEQGDGPELFGINTPQELVDAENRLCPHIVQDWIDQGVIIRNREVVRIGPKVELAPGVDITGPCEIYGHSVLGPGTRVHSHCRIENSQLNGCQVHSFSHIHNAQVGKDCSVGPYARLRPGTVLDRDVRVGNFVEIKKGVMGEGSKASHLTYIGDAVIGKGVNIGAGTITCNYDGTNKHMTHIGDGSFIGSNTAMVAPVRIGRDVLVGAGTVVTKDVPDESLCIARAKQKNLKR
- the atpD gene encoding F0F1 ATP synthase subunit beta, with the translated sequence MSAKNVGKIVQVIGAVVDLEFPEGQLPNIMNAVTITSPTLSDEPDNLVVEVAQHLGNNVVRCIAMDGTDGLVRGMEARDTGAPISVPVGKASLGRILNVVGKPVDEMGPINAEKYYPIHRPTPAFVDQSTKIEVLETGVKVIDLLIPFPKGGKMGMFGGAGVGKTVILMEMINNIAKQHGGISVFAGVGERTREGNDLYHEMKDAGVLERAALVYGQMNEPPGARARVALTALAAAEYFRDEENQDVLLFIDNIFRFTQAGSEVSALLGRMPSAVGYQPTLGTDLGALQERITSTNKGSITSVQAVYVPADDLTDPAPATTFSHLDGTIVLSRQIAELGIYPAVDPLDSVSRILDPNVVGEEHYRVAREVQMVLQKYKDLQDIIAILGMDELSDEDKLTVARARKMQRFLSQPFFVAEQFTGKEGRYVKLEDTIKGFKGILQGDYDDLPEQAFYYVGAIEEAVEHAKEM
- the zapA gene encoding cell division protein ZapA — encoded protein: MAGYRISLLGLDTSFKTDASPERVDKARLLLEERFQPLLEMGRNLSKEKLLVVLALSLADDFLQCTDRLQELEQKLEQLLHKIDSINQKDL
- a CDS encoding MlaA family lipoprotein: MATPSWCHRCTRFGRYLALLICLALCTACGSKSASVVAEPVPLSSQTAVSQADTPPSPEARTATDAGLQASATDTDVWDDELEDDWETDYDELDDEALMEAEDPASTIADPLEPFNRAMFVVNDKLYFWILKPTANVYAAVFPQQMRTGIYNVFHNLAFPIRFVSSVLQLKLDKAAREVGAFAMNTTFGIGGLVKVSDHIEPLQDISPEDMGQTLAHYGIGDGFYIVWPVFGPSTLRDTTGKIGEYFLDPINYIDEWEIRWAIKGADTLNYTSLHLGEYEDLKEAAFDPYEALKDFYLQYRRHLVRE
- a CDS encoding UbiA-like polyprenyltransferase, translated to MRFDPKKRLLPGLHTLIVLSRMIKIEHSIFALPFAYVGVFWAAGGWPGTRVFVLLTLAMVLIRSFAMGFNRLADAAIDAANPRTRNRPLVTGELTPLQTKMFLLVCALGFWAACWGLNELCFVLAPFALIWSACYSFAKRFTPLCHYALGSVHFLAPIAGWIAFEPVIAPVPVVLGLGVLFWVAGFDILYACQDADFDREHGLFSAPARWGIPASLTLSTFSHVNTVIFFGLAGWLQGAGWLYHVAWGLVSILLLFEHTLISETDMRRVNLAFFTLNGVVAIIFLLGALADLFIAPVSPLSFIF
- the mlaD gene encoding outer membrane lipid asymmetry maintenance protein MlaD; amino-acid sequence: MKRFKQESIVGIFFIIGCLCVAYLTVKLGKMELLGGDYYTITARFTNVTGLKTGGFVQMAGVPIGQVQSITLDPENQVAMVSMKIQKDVPIDEDAIASVKTSGLIGDKYIKISPGGGLEPIPEGGVIVDTESTVDFEELISKYIFGKV
- the thrC gene encoding threonine synthase, with amino-acid sequence MNQTNEFPSYRGTMRYKCLSCGATYPIDALYYTCPDCGGVFLLEDTSFSSLAEKHDGPGWRKIFDARAATKNTALRGIFRFYELMAPVLEAEDIIYLGEGNTPIVRASRELEAYAGQPLAYKNDGQNPSGSFKDRGMACAFSYLRHLVRKHGWKDVITICASTGDTSAAAALYASHVGDPLKSVVLLPKGKVTPQQLAQPLGSGALVLEVPGVFDDCMKVVEYLADHYRVALLNSKNGWRILGQESYAFEVAQWYDWNMGDKAVFVPIGNAGNVTAVMSGFLKLHRLGIIEDLPKIIGVQSSHADPVFKYYDQPAEARIYAPVKVRPSVAQAAMIGNPVSFPRVRFLVDQYEQLGGVFHVVQVREQEIMEGMLRVNRHGHIACTQGGECFAGLLKAREKGFLDPHDLAILDATAHALKFIGFQDMYFSNSFAREYEITPGRELHNAPQELIAASRKEDLDEQAFTREAAERVVARLGLADKHDHY
- the rny gene encoding ribonuclease Y; this translates as MLSSIIITAFICIGIGAGIGFVVQRQLYIKQENDARDLAERILDEARKEAVAHKKEVLLQGQDEIFRQKKEMEEDIKAREREVKKLEARIQEKQERLESKTEAMTRRESELVSTEKKLAKQEQSLSDKSKHLDQLVLEEERKLEQISGLTAEEARQRIMKEIESKTRHEAAKMIRVIEIEAQEKATRKAREILATAIQRYAGDYVSEQTVSTVELPSEDMKGRIIGREGRNIRAIEAATGVDLIIDDTPETVVLSAYSPLRRQIAKQALERLISDGRIHPARIEDVVNKVEQEMDVKLREIGEQATFDVGVHGIHPEIVRLLGQLYYRTSYSQNVLHHSLEVAFLCGVMAAELGMDVKKAKRAGLLHDLGKAVDHEVEGPHAQIGADLAKKYGESKEIIHAIAAHHEDVPPQTVLAVLVQAADSLSGARPGARKELLENYVKRLEELEGIATSFDGVNRAYAIQAGRELRVMVDCEQVNDDRIYLLCKDVAKKIEEKMTYPGQIKVTVIREKRAVGYAK
- a CDS encoding MlaC/ttg2D family ABC transporter substrate-binding protein, with the translated sequence MPRIFCILAFLLTLSTPLGAATGPMEHVKTHVEQALFILTDPQYKNEANLTKQEEMLVLVGEQLFDFNDVTRLAVGRYWKSFSSEQRHQFRDLFAQLLQKIYMDKVRAYKGEPVVFDKEIMLSSTKARVNTHILWNDKEVPLDYMLRFKHDQWRVYDVIVEGVSLVKNYRSQFSSILSKNPPDVLLEQVRKKIEQPADPS
- a CDS encoding ABC transporter ATP-binding protein, whose protein sequence is MPTPLVEFKNVTKRFGERTILDGIDLTIYEGEITTIIGKSGVGKSVFLKHIIGLLTPDAGEIVFMGQPLAAMSRKKRQAMKRQCSYMFQHNALFDSMTVFENIALPLREKTTLHPREIAQKVKDKMEQLELGEVGHKYPTQLSGGMQKRVALARALINEPKIVLFDEPTTGLDPIRKNAVLSMIAHYQQKFNFSAVLVSHDIPDVFYISDRIAIIDEARILFHGSPLQLEQTRQPVIDEFINSLELLKNDLTGLCTNSQLHNHFELAQRECVEQDKPFCILTMHMHGLDAVTERIGALAAHRVMETFARTWQTILARDIHVALYGRYTAVGVLPGISTKECHDIATVIARAPHQGHELFIEGFKDKDVTATLQMGCAPGDPEENLDRHIARSRANHITVTEVACTGRRN